A genomic segment from Oreochromis niloticus isolate F11D_XX unplaced genomic scaffold, O_niloticus_UMD_NMBU tig00006660_pilon, whole genome shotgun sequence encodes:
- the LOC109198166 gene encoding uncharacterized protein LOC109198166, whose product MAPVCVARRLSLPLLCLFVLFFIARVNPLLMYNRQTLLDLRLVASDLTNTTYTGHKTLPPFLAGIPANLCRTLAPASRRKRFRRRGKRSGLLVKLEAYLVRSSPAPWNKRGSVPHHVFSPRSLEPIDAWLVPVDVPAAKDFPSSSSARCEPTEPAAAVSGLAVSHEHADLHQDKEEAQNAPGSEGEAEKSCRFSCHRRRALWSRRRALWSRSRHRRRALWSRSRHRRRALWSRRRHRRRAPWSRRRA is encoded by the exons ATGGCGCCAGTGTGTGTGGCTCGCCGTCTGTCTCTTcccctgctgtgtttgtttgtgttgttttttattgctAGAGTCAACCCTCTTTTAATGTACAATCGCCAAACTCTGTTGGACCTCCGACTAGTTGCCAGTGATCTTACCAATACAACTTATACTGGACATAAGACGTTACCTCCATTCCTAGCTGGGATACCAGCTAACCTTTGTCGGACCCTGGCCCCAGCCTCACGGCGAAAGCGTTTCAGACGCCGGGGCAAACGTAGCGGTCTGCTCGTGAAACTTGAGGCGTACTTGGTGCGCTCTTCCCCAGCTCCTTGGAACAAACGTGGATCTGTGCCTCATCATGTCTTTTCTCCGCGCTCTCTGGAGCCCATCGATGCCTGGCTGGTGCCCGTTGATGTCCCAGCCGCGAAAGATTTTCCCTCATCTTCGTCGGCGCGGTGCGAACCTACAGAACCTGCGGCCGCTGTGTCGGGTCTCGCAGTCAGCCACGAACACGCTGACCTCCACCAG GATAAAGAAGAAGCGCAAAACGCGCCGGGGTCGGAGGGCGAAGCTGAGAAGAGCTGCCGTTTCA gcTGCCACCGCCGCCGGGCCCTCTGGAGCCGCCGCCGGGCCCTCTGGAGCCGGAGCCGTCACCGCCGCCGGGCCCTCTGGAGCCGGAGCCGTCACCGCCGCCGGGCCCTCTGGAGCCGCCGCCGTCACCGCCGCCGCGCCCCCTGGAGCCGCCGCCGCGCC